CACGCCTACTCGGGCCTTTTAGCCAAGCGTTCCCTGATGTCGATGTCACCGTTCATATCGGCAATCGTCGACAGGTATTGGCACGCTTTGAGCGCCAAGAAGACGACCTTTATGTCTTTAGCCATCCTCCAGCGCTTGCTCACGCAGTCGCGTCACGCTTTATGCGTAACCCCTTAGTTGCCATTGCCGCCGCCGACCACTCACTTGCCCAACAGGCAACCGTTACGATGGAGCAACTACTAAGTGAGCGCTTACTGCTGCGTGAGCCGGGCTCTGCCACACGCATGCTATTAGACAGTTGGCTGCAAGAGCACGGCCTGACAATGCAAAAAACATTACAGATGGCCAGTAACGAGGCCATACGAGTAAGTGTTGCGGCCAATATGGGCGTTGCTGTGTTATCCGAGCATGTTTTGCCTAATGAGCATCCTGATCTAGTGGTTTTACCCGTTCAGGGACTGCCTATTGAAAGCCACTGGCAATTTATTGTGCGCAATGACCAGCGCCTCCCGCAGTCGGCTCAGCGCTTTCTTCACTACGTTCACGACCACCTAACACAGTGGATTGAGCCGCGCTTTGCATGCAATGAATTAGATACTCTATTGAACGCTTACCCAACATTTCCCTTACGTGGATAGCGCTTCAATAAATTGACTTGCAGACACGGCATTCACAACTAATGTTTGTAGCTTACGGTTGGGATAACGCCCAAGTGAACACAAGAAGAGAGTAGATAGCATGCTGTATGGAATAAGTTTACTCGTTGGTATCGTACTATTAACGCTGGGGGGCGAAGCTCTCATCCGTGGCGCTGTCGCCGGTGCTAAACGAATGGGGATATCTCCGCTGTTAACAGGCCTCGTGGTCGTTGGCTTTGGTACATCTTCCCCCGAACTGGTGGTTTCCATTGATGCGGCCATTCACCAGCAGCCAGATATAGCCATTGGCAATATTGTGGGTAGCAACATTGGCAACATACTGCTAATTCTTGGCCTTTGCGCGGTCATTTGCCCCATGTCCGTACAGCCTCTAGCGCTAAGACGAGACGGTGTTGTGGTCGTCAGTGCTAGTCTGCTATTTATTGTTCTGGCCTGGAGTGGCGCCCTAGGCCGCTGGGATGCGGCAATATTGCTAGCCGCGTTGACGGCTTATCTTATTTGGGCGTATCGCACTGAACGCAGCCAACCTCTTCCCGCGACGGAAATGCACAGTGCAGAAGCAGAGGAGCTCACTGCCATCCCAAGCTCAACAGCCATCACAGTTATGGCGCTTGTTGGGGGGCTTGCCATGTTGATCGGTGGCTCACAGCTGTTACTTTATGGCGCCATTGGCTTAGCCCAAGCCATGGGTATTTCCGAAGCAGTGATTGGCCTAACGATTGTCGCGGTGGGCACTTCGTTACCCGAAATGGCGGTTTCAGTGATTGCGGCGCTTCGCCGCCACGCCGATGTTGCTGTCGGAAATATTCTGGGCAGCAACATTTTCAACCTTTTAGGCATTCTGGGCATATCAGCTTTTCTACAGCCCCTGCCTATTGCCGAGCGAGTAAGTCAGTTTGACCAATGGGTAATGCTGGGTGCAGCAGGCGTATTACTACTGTTTCTCTACACGGGCATGCGACTTTCTCGCTGGGAAGGGGCGGCCTTACTAAGTGGCTATGCAGCCTACCTTGCGTTAAGTTTTACAATCTTCTGAGGAATTAGCTGTGCAGATTGCCACCCTCGGTCCTAGCGGCAACAATCATGAATTAATCACCCTGCGCTATTTAGCGAAGCATGGTCATCCATCCACGAACCTTCAGCTTTTCGAACAGTTTGAAGAGGCGTTTGAAGCGCTGATTGAGGGCCAAGTGAGCCACGTGCTCCAGTGCACCGCCCACTTTTCCCACAGCGATTGCGTAGGCCGCTATATGCACCGAGCCTATCCGGTCGATGTCTTTATTGCAGGCAGTAAGCCTCTTGCGTTAATTGCCCAGCGCAGTATTGCCACTCCCCGCCATGTGGCTATTCAGCCAGCTACCCGCTACTACACAGACTTAAACAGCTTTGGCGATATTATTGAGGCACCCACGACGGTTGCCGTGGCAGAAGGCTTGCTAGCGGGTACCTTTGAGGCAGGTATCTGTGCTGAAGAAATCGTGAAACAAGCACCGGAGCAGCTTAAGCTGATGCAGCCACTGGGGCCTGCGCTAGATACCTGGGTGGTGTATGCCACCACCCCGTTACCGGCCACGTCGACGTTGTTTT
This genomic window from Halomonas sp. TD01 contains:
- a CDS encoding LysR family transcriptional regulator, with the translated sequence MNIRHLTFRLLQVYVTVVRCGSISEAARQLHLTQPTVSQQLKRLREAVGSPLLEQHSQRLTMTATGQALYQASRDVLGRFDDFADQLSDLQHGSKGRFSIALVNTAQYVLPRLLGPFSQAFPDVDVTVHIGNRRQVLARFERQEDDLYVFSHPPALAHAVASRFMRNPLVAIAAADHSLAQQATVTMEQLLSERLLLREPGSATRMLLDSWLQEHGLTMQKTLQMASNEAIRVSVAANMGVAVLSEHVLPNEHPDLVVLPVQGLPIESHWQFIVRNDQRLPQSAQRFLHYVHDHLTQWIEPRFACNELDTLLNAYPTFPLRG
- a CDS encoding calcium/sodium antiporter, which gives rise to MLYGISLLVGIVLLTLGGEALIRGAVAGAKRMGISPLLTGLVVVGFGTSSPELVVSIDAAIHQQPDIAIGNIVGSNIGNILLILGLCAVICPMSVQPLALRRDGVVVVSASLLFIVLAWSGALGRWDAAILLAALTAYLIWAYRTERSQPLPATEMHSAEAEELTAIPSSTAITVMALVGGLAMLIGGSQLLLYGAIGLAQAMGISEAVIGLTIVAVGTSLPEMAVSVIAALRRHADVAVGNILGSNIFNLLGILGISAFLQPLPIAERVSQFDQWVMLGAAGVLLLFLYTGMRLSRWEGAALLSGYAAYLALSFTIF